In the genome of Triticum urartu cultivar G1812 chromosome 5, Tu2.1, whole genome shotgun sequence, one region contains:
- the LOC125511048 gene encoding uncharacterized protein LOC125511048: MRDFPSCFGESGVQIADAASSSSSAGKGAAQNLVTCLYQTQLAGRPCVVSVTWSKSLMGQGLSVAVDGLSGQSLCKADIKPWLFSKKKGSKSLDVDGGKVDIFWDLSAARFGAGPEPLESFYVALVSDLELALLLGDMKKDAYRKTGANRPALNAAFVARKEHIYGKKIYSAKAQFCDNGQFHDLVIECDTVGLKDPCLEIRIDKKPVMQVKRLAWKFRGNQTILVDGLPVEVFWDVHSWLFGPTTASNAVFMFQTCQAPEKSMPWSYSQIFRESQLQGLGFSLILHAWKIE, from the coding sequence ATGAGGGACTTCCCGTCCTGCTTCGGGGAGAGCGGCGTCCAGATCGCGGACGCCGcgtcctcctccagcagcgccgGCAAGGGCGCGGCGCAGAACCTGGTCACCTGCCTCTACCAGACGCAGCTCGCCGGCCGGCCCTGCGTCGTCTCCGTCACCTGGAGCAAGAGCCTCATGGGGCAGGGCCTCAGCGTCGCCGTCGACGGCCTCTCCGGCCAGAGCCTCTGCAAGGCGGACATCAAGCCCTGGCTCTTCTCCAAGAAGAAGGGCTCCAAGAGCCTCGACGTCGACGGCGGCAAGGTCGACATCTTCTGGGACCTCTCCGCCGCCAGGTTCGGCGCCGGGCCGGAGCCGCTGGAGAGCTTCTACGTTGCGCTGGTCTCCGACCTCGAGCTCGCGCTCCTGCTCGGCGACATGAAGAAGGACGCCTACCGCAAGACCGGCGCCAACCGGCCGGCGCTCAACGCCGCCTTCGTCGCCAGGAAGGAGCACATCTACGGCAAGAAGATTTACTCCGCCAAGGCGCAGTTCTGCGACAATGGCCAGTTCCACGACCTGGTGATAGAGTGCGACACCGTCGGCCTCAAGGACCCGTGCCTTGAGATACGCATCGACAAGAAGCCGGTGATGCAGGTGAAGAGGCTGGCATGGAAGTTCAGGGGAAACCAGACGATCCTCGTCGACGGCCTGCCGGTGGAGGTGTTCTGGGACGTCCACAGCTGGCTCTTCGGGCCGACGACGGCGAGCAACGCGGTGTTCATGTTCCAGACATGCCAGGCGCCCGAGAAGTCGATGCCGTGGTCGTACTCGCAGATTTTTAGGGAGTCCCAGCTGCAGGGCCTCGGCTTCTCGCTCATCCTACATGCATGGAAGATTGAGTAG